The nucleotide window TGTTGCGGCTCCGATGAGAAAGACAGGCAGCCCACGCCAGCGGGCCGTGggccggggaggggggcagggagctGGTAGAAGCAAAAAGGGAAGTCATCATAATTAATGAATGTCATAATTACCCCTAATTATGTATGATTGCTACTCCTGCGGGAGTCACAATGAATAAATTATTCCCCAATGAAGTCAGGCGGAGCCCAGACTCCTGGCGCTGAaggcggtggggtgggggagaacaCTGCTCACATTCAACCCCCCCCACACACGCCTCTACTCTGCCTGCTCCCTCCCCAAGTTCTAGGTGCTGACCCGCAAGAAGTTCTGCGGAAGCGACCTGAGCAGGGgacctggggatggggagagaagaaggggcagtgctctctctgccctgccccccccaccccagatttCAGGCCAAGACTACTCTGTCGCTTTCCACCCTGGTAAATTGTTCCCACCCAGCTTCTGTTACCCAGATGAGGAGGGGGGCAGCCAGGACCAGAAATGGGTGGGGTCTTTGGCTCCCGCTCGTATCACTAGCTCATCTATAGCTCTTTCCAATGCCCATCTTCCTCCTACTTCTGTCTTGACCGCCCCCCAGGATATGAGGTTAATTCAAGGTCAAGGTCATCAAGGGAGTGACCAAGGGAAAATGAGTAGGACCAGAGTGGATGGTGTCTGGCTGAGGCACCCCAGGTAGGCTCCCCATCCCTAAACCAAAGGGACCCAGTGGGTCTCCACAGCCAAGTCTTCAGATTCACACTTGACCTTCTCCTGCTCCCTTCTGAGAACTAGACCTTGGGCTCTCAGACCACAGAGTTACCTCCCCCTCAGAGAGCCAAGTCTACTGGGAAAGGAATGAGGTGTTGGGGGGCAGAATATTGCTTGGAATATTTGTGACAGCTCCTTTCAAGCAGAAGATCCCCATCCTGAGGGAACTGAGCCCCATCCTGAGTTCCAGCACCCCTGAGCTTCACAGCTGCCTTCTAGTCACCCTGGACGGACACATACAAACCCTTTGCTTGCTTCCCAGGGGATTGAGGGCCTCCCAGGTCCTGCCCTGATTCCCACACCACGGCCTGGCCACTCAGCCCCCTCCTTAAGAGTTCTCTGAGAgcaggcaggagggctgggcAGTGCTGCCTCAGCAGTCAGCAGGCTGCAGGCTCAGCTGTATGCGGAGGGGTGGTCAGGGCCTGGCAGGTCTGTacctccttcctcccagcccaAGGACTGTCCCATGCCATCACCTCTGGGTCTGAACCATGGAGATCTGCggagcagggaaggaaggagagtgtATACCTGACCTGGTCCCTCTGTGCCAGGCCAGTTGGAGCCCTGCCCCTTTGCCGCCCTCCCCTGTACTTCATTTATGAAGGACTCAGTAATAACAACACAGGCTGGATTGCAGGTCTGGGGGAAGGTACTCAGGAGGGCAGAGGTGGGCAGAGAGAGAATTCAGAACACTTGCCAGCCTCCTTCCATCCCCCCACCTCAACTTGTCCCAAAGTAGCTTCTGTCTTCAGACTGTAGaggtggaggagaaggaagggagagggtcAGTGCTGCCCACCCAGCTCAGTTTGAGGCAGGTACAACAGAGGTGGCTGGTGTACTTGTCTTCATTAGGCAGTGAAGTCAACATTCCAGACCTATTTATCAGTGTTTGGGGCCCCCTGGGGATTTCTTGCCAGCCCAAGTCCAGCCTCCCGCTCACCCTAAAGTCGGGTATCACTCCGGCACCCAAGCTACTCAGCCACCCTCCTAGTGTCAGCATCACCCTTTCTGGGTCCCCATCCCATCCTACTACATAGGGCCTGCCATTACCCCCTTTGGTGCCATCTTTGGAAAGACCCTGCCATGCCAGCTCTGCCATCTGAGTCAGCTTGTGTCACATCTGCCACCACCCTCTGCCAGCTGCCTAGTGCCATTTCAGGAGCTGGCAGGAACTGAGGAAGGAAGGGACTGTCCAGGGtgtggagaggtggggaggaggcaggCAGGCCAGGTCCTGCCTCCAGCAAGGGATTCAGAATAACAGGTCTGATGGTCCAGGCTCCAAGCCAGACAAGCTCCTGGTGCTTTGGGAGGGAATGGGGTCCAGGTGGGCCAGCTTGCCAGGATATATGGCGACTTCTTCTCATGCCAGGGAATGGGTCCTGGGACAGTGGGGGCACCAAAAAGATAGAGGGTGGGGAGGTAGAGAAAGGTCTTCTCTGGAAACTAGGAGTCCCAGGAGTGGAAATACCTGGCCAGGCTGAGCCCAAATGAGGTTTGGGTGGCCAAGCCAGATGTCTCTGGTGTGGGCAGGCATTAAGCCATTTGGCAGAGATGCCGTCATCTGCCCTCCAGCCACAGCCCTTGACATCTGCCAGCCACCCCAGGTGGCATTCCTTCCCACTTCTCCACCCTCCTGGGATCTGGGGCAGAGTTGGGGCTGCCCTGGTGATGGGGAACATTCTGTTCCAGAGGCTTTTGGTACCCTGCAGAGGTGGCTCTTGGCACTGAGGCCAGGCGGGGACCAGGAAAGGGCACAGGCTGGAGAGTAGGGAGGCTTGAAATCTCATCCTGTGAGGATTACTTTGGAAATAATGGCCTCAGGAGGGGGGAACATGAttgatgtcttcaaatatttgaagaactgaTGTGTGTAAGCGGGAGTAGCCCTTCCTGGAGCCAAGGGAGGAACAAGGGCCGATAGGCAGGGAGGCAGGTTTCAGCTCTAAATAGGGAAGCACTTTCCAGCGATTGCAGCTGCCCAAAGATGGAATGACTGTCCCAAGAGAGGATGTGCTTGCCGTCACAAGAGGTGACCAACAGAGTCAGACAACAATTCAGAGGGGACATGGCCAGAGCAGTGTGGGGTGGGGACTGCTCTATGTGCCCAGTCTTTCAAGTCCCTTCTAACCCTACATTTCATGACAAGCCCATGGCACAACTGAGGGCCAGAGGTGAGGGCCAAGGCAGGGTGCTCCTGGTCACTTGGGCTCAATAGCCAAAGCCACTGGTTCAAGTCCCGGCTCTGCTACTTAGCAGCTGCGGACTCATGATGAGTGAGTGACTTAACcccctcagttcctcatctgaaaagtgggcCAATAATTGTCACCACCTCAGTGGGTAGTGCCGGGGTTGATGAGATGCTGCATATCAATTCCAGGACTCTGACAACGACAGCCCCTCATTATGTTCATAAGTTTAGGTTTTTGCTTTGGGGACTTGAGCCTGTATTGCTTAGACAGCATCTAACCCTGACTTGGAGGtagggaaactgaagcttagagacagaggaagtgaagtaacttgccttCAGGCAGCCGATTGcgttctgcccccacccccccagcacaTCCTCCCAGAGACCTCCTGTGCTCTGTGCCCACGGCCCCTGCGCAGAGCAGTGGGTGGTTCACCCGCCCCTCTGGGCCTGTCAGAGCCCCCAGAGCCACATAGAACATATTCGTGTTCTAATTAATTGTCCCTCTGGGCCTCGACCTCTGCCCCAATGCCCaggcagctggggcctggggcctggggccttGCTTCTCAGAGACACACAAAGAAGCCCACGGTGCTGGCCAGGAAGCTGGATTTGGAAGGAGCTGAGCAACTCCGCCTGTCAGTCCCCCTAGGGCTCTGGCCTTTCAGCTGGCGTACCGGGGCCCGCCTTTTGCCCAAACATTTCCCCCTCTGCTTCCCCCTCTGTCATGTGGCCTGCTGGCCTCCCTAGGGCTAGAGGGGCCACCACTTCCATTCCCTTGGCACGGTTGCCAAGCTGGCATCCATGGCACACAGGCTGCCTGGTGTCCCAGCTGGGAACCCTGGCCGAGTCTCCCTGCCTAGAGCCAGgcctctgccccccacctctactcttttctttttttaactggtaGAAAGGAATGGGAGGAGTAAGGGCTTTCAACAGGAGGGGAGTAGGGCAAGGGTCTGGGTAGAGAGGTCCAGATCTCACTCCGGGTAGAATAAGGGTGTGTTTGGGTGAGCGATGGAAATAACTCTGGCCTCACCGTAGAATCCACCCTGCACTCCAGAACACGTGCTCCGTTTAGGATTCCAGCCACTTGCTcatcatttattccacaaacattgactgagcacctactatgtgctgaggCCCATTATGGGGATTTGAAGCAActttccctgccctccaggggctcACAGCCTCCCGGAGGAGTGAGAAGTAAATGACAACATAAACCTGATCGGAGCTATCATGGAAGCCCGTCCAGATGCAGCCAGCCAGAGGAGGGAGTGGGCCCACTGAAAGGAATTCCTGCAGAGGAAGAGACAGCTTCCCAGAGAAGGAAGAATCACAGGAAACCCTGAAGAAGAAAGCGGGAAAAAACTGGATAAGGCAGAGAAGAGGACAAACATGTAAAAAGCTCAGAGGCATAAAACACGGATGAGTTCAAGTCCTCACATTTAGGCTCAGGTGGAAGGCCTGGGGTGGAAGGGCAGGTTTGGCCAAGTTGCAGTTTCATGGCTGGGACAGGGGCCTTGGCTGGATCCTGAGGAGCCATGAAAGGTTTTTTGTAGGGTCAGGGATCACCTCCCTGGCAGCTGCATGGAGAACAGGTGGGGATGGGCAAGGTGGAGGCAAAGAGCTATGGCCCTGAACCCGACAGGGTGCTGGAACCTGAACCAGGGCAGGGCTCTGGGGGTGCTGAGGTGTTGCAGGGGATGAACTGGAGAGGTGTTTTGGAGGGAGAATCAGCCCTGAGGATGAGGGTCCAGGATGACCACTCCCCCACTCCCTGTTCAAGGACCGAGGACCTGGTGTGTTTTGGCCCCCAAAGTATTATTTTGTTAAGTCGAGTAAATGGTACACCCATTCAATGAAATTCCtgtgcagccataaaaaaagaatggtgaAACTCTTTGTGTATTTGTATGGAATGATTTCCAGGAAAAAAGCAAGGCACGGGAGAAATAGTATACTaccatttctgcaaagaaaaaaggaaataacaccTCTTGAATTTGTTTCTATCCGATTTTACATAAAGTTCTAGATTTcttaactgacttttttttttttttggctgcacacaGCATGCGGATcttcctgtgccccctgcaatggaagcacagagtcttaaccactgaaccaccaggaagtccctcttAACTGACTTTAAATTTCATAAGTTCATGAAAtggattaatattttttattaaaaaattacttttataaaaaaaagtctaggagtgggatagggagggtgggagggagacgcaagagggaggagatacggggatatatgtatatgtatagctgattcactttgttatacagcagaaactaacacaccattgtaaagcaattatactccaataaagatgttaaaaaaaaaaaaagtctagggacttcccacgtggctcagtggttgagattctgcgctcgcagggggcccgggttcgatccctcgtcagggaactagatcccatatgcatgccgcaactaagagttcacatgctacaactaaggagcccatgtgccgcaactaaggagcccatgtgccgcaactaaggagctggcgagccgcaactaaggaaaccgcctgccacaactaagacctgatgcaaccaaataaataaataaatattttaaaaaaacaaagtctagatttctttttgaaaattgagAAACCTGGCAACGCTGGGCTGCCCCTACAGACTAGCTCAGCTGGCTAAAGGAGACCAGCAGCTACTCGCTGGCTGTCCAGTCCCCACCACTCCTAATTAGGTGCCTGTCCAGCCAGAACTCCTCTGCTCGAGGAGGTTCCCTGCCTGGCTCTTGTGGGCACCTGGGATGGTGACCTGCCTTCTGGAACTTGGCAGCCTCTTTCTCAGTACTTCGTCTCACCTCTGGCTCTCAGCCTTCAGGCTGCCGCTGGCCAAGGAGAGATCCCGGGGAGCCAGTCCCCTCCAGGCTCACAGCCCCTTTTCCTCTCTCAGCTCCAGAGGTTCAAGCGCTCACTTTCCCTCAAGAACATCCTCCGAAGTAAGAGCATGGAGAACTTCTTCTTTCGCTCGGGGTCTGAGCTCAAATGCCCCACCGAGGTGCTGCTGACGCCCCCGACCCCGCTGccgcctccctccccaccaccagcaTCTGCAGACAGGGGCCTACCCACCCCAGCCCTGTCCCCCTGCCCGATCCCACGCCCCCTGGGACCACTCAAACCGGTGAGGCTGCACAGCTTCCAGGAACACGTCTTCAAGCGAGCCAGCCCCTGTGAGCTGTGCCACCAGTTCATTGTGGGTAGGTGCCTGGGTGGCAATAGAAGGGGTCGGGGTGGGTGTGGGAGGGGGCCCATGGACCTGACTGCCTGATGTTGGGCTCCTGCTAATCCTAACggtgcccctccctctgggaggaCATAAGCAcccttgggggtgggtggggacccAGTGTTGCTGTGTTTACTAACAGCTCAGGTTCCACCCTGACTGTGTGGAGGTTGGAGCTAGGCCCCAGGCTGGCATGAGGATGCCCAGTCCCTTGCTCCCTCATGGCCTACTCTGCCTCCTTTGCTCCTTGCCCTTGGATGTAGCCTCTCTTGACCACCCCCTCTTGCCAAACGCACATTCTTCCCAGGAAACTCCAAGCAGGGCTTGCGGTGTAAGACATGCAAGGTCAGCGTCCACCTCTGGTGCTCCGAGGAGATCTCCCACCAGCAATGCCCAGGCAAGACGGTGAGTGGGGACCACACAGAGACGGCTGGCTGATGCTCCCAGGCCTGGCATGTGGGGGAATGAGTGCCCCGCAGGGCTGGTTCCTCATGTGGGGTGGTGCTTGGGCTTGGGGAAGGCCAAACTCTCAAGGGGCTGTGACCTCCCTgtgccctctctctgccccaccccaccccgccacaGTCCTCCTCCTTCCGCCGCAACTTCAGCTCCCCCCTCCTGGTGCATGAGCCGCCACCAGCCTGTGCCATGAGCAAGGAGTCCCCACCCACTGGTGAGTGTCCACTGTTGCCCCTGATCCCACTGTGGTGTGATGAGAGACCCACGCACTCCTCAGATGAGCACCTGAGTCACCCTGGCACTGCCCGTTCTTGGCACTACTAccactgccttcttttttttttttagacttcttcttcttctttttgtttgtttgttttgggttttttccccactTCCCTTCTTTGGATGCTCCTGTCCTGAATGTAgagttcattcactcactcatccatCCTTCAACAAACactttattgaacacctactaagtgccaggcactgtgctagacataGGAACACAGCCCTCAAGAAGGTGGAGCTCACGGTCTAGTAAGGGAGCTAGACATGAAATAAATAATCACATAAATCATCAATTAACCATCATTTGGTGAATGCCTGAAACAGAAGGATAGGGAATAAAGAGAGGATAAAGTCGGCACCGACCTCATCCACAGAGGCAAAGAAGTCATCCAGGAGACTTGAAGGATAGGGAATTAGTCTGAGGATCTGGGGAAGACCAGTGTGGACAGAAGGCAGGCCAGAGGCAGGAAGGGGCAGAGAGTTAAAGAAAGGATAATGAGGCTGGGACTGAGGGAGTCAGAGTAAAAGGATGAGATGGGACCCTGGGTGCAGGGCCTCGGGGTCCATTTTAAGAGTGTTCTTtggactttattcttttttttttttttaattgaagtatagttgatttacaatgttgtgttaatttctgctgtacagcaaagtgattcagttatacatatatatattatttttcatattcttttccattatggtttatcacaggatattgaatatagttccctgtgctctacagtaagaccttggtgtttatccattctgtgtataaacagtttgcatctgctaatcccaaactcccaatccatccctcccccaccccgcctcccccttggtaaccacaggtCTTTGGACTTTATTATAAGGtcaatttttgtgtttttacaaGAGCATTCTGGCTACTGTGTGGGTTGGAGGGGCTGGACTggaaacagggagaccagttgGGAGGTCATGATGGTTGCCAGGAAAGAGTTTGGTAGCTGGGACCAGGCTGgtagcagtggagatggagagaagtgagcAGATTCTAGAAATGTTTGGGAGGTAGGACGAGGTGATGGAGTGAACACAGAGAGTGAGGTGGGCAAGGGGTCCAGGATGCTCCAGGTTTGTGCCTGGGCACCGTGGGAGGACACGGAGCTCTCACTGCCGTGAGGGAGACCTGGGAGGGGCAGGTGAGGGGAGTGCAGATTTCAGTTTAGGGCTGGCTGAGCAGGACAGCCAGCAGGGCAGCCAGGGCTGAGATGCAGGACTTCGGGGCAGAGCGAGCCTGGCAGCAGGGTGCCCGGCCTTGATGGTGACTCCTCAGTAGGGGCCAGCGGGAAGGTGGACCCCGTCTATGAGACCCTGCGCTATGGAACCTCCTTGGCCCTGATGAACCGCTCCAGCTTCAGCAGCAACTCTGAGTCCCCCACACGGAGCTTGGTATGGGAAGCACCAAAGGGGAGCCTCGGGGGCAGaggtctcagagggtggggggTCCAGGGGTTGAGCCCtcccctctctgtgtccccagAGCGAGCGGGATGAGCTGATTGAGGACGGGGAAGGCAGCATCCGCAGCTCAGAGGAGGGCCCTGGCGACAGCGGTGAGTGGGATTGGGGACCAGGGGCAGGAATGGAGCACAGTGCGGGCCGCTGCCTGCTGCCTCACACCCTCGCCCCACCCTGGCATCTCCAGTATTCACAGCCCCGGCCGAGAGCGAAGGGTCAGGACCAGAGGAGAAGAGCCCTGGACAGCAGGTGAGGCTGGGCTGGCAGTGAGCCCCCGGCAGTCCAGGTGGGAAGGGGATGTTCTTCTCCTTGTCACTGTGGTGGGTGACAGCGTGCTGAGTGGGAGTATCCCTGCTCCATCATTTATCCTCAGTCTACAGGGATGGGCAATGCCAGGGTGAGTAGGCCCGGGAGGCAGGGGTGTTACCACTCCCACCACTGACCCAATGCCTACTGCGCCCACTCCTACTCCCCCAAGGGTGGGTAGTTCTAGGGTGCAGCAGGCAGAGGGGGATCTCTCTTTTCCATCCCTGGCCCAGTGCCTTCAGGGGTGTGTAAGCACAGCAGGTAGGATAGTCTTCACTTCCCCTGTCATTGACCCAGGAGCACTGTGCCCCATCTCCTAGCCCCCAGGGTAGGCAAGGTCAGGGCAAGGGGAGAGTGGGTGGAATAAGAAAGGTGTCCCCCTCCCATCAATGACCCAGAGCTTTTCCACAGGCCCCCAGGCCCCTTCTACGGAAGGATGTGGGGCCCATGTACTCTTACGTCGCGCTCTACAAGTTTCTGCCCCAGGAAAACAACGACCTGGCTTTGCAGTAAGTCCTCCAGCGGCCCAGTCCCCGCCCCGGGCACCTGCCTGGCCCCAACCTCAGGGCTCTGTGCTCCCAGACCTTGGAACATGAGTGTGAGGGAGACCTTCAGGAACCTTCTCCTGGCACACTTGAGGCTACTGAGCCCAAAGAGGAGATGGAGGTGCCAGAGTCCAAGAGGGATTGGTGCTAATGTCACGTTTCCTGCCCCCTGCCCGGCCTCTGTCCTGGAGAGTGTCTGCCATACCTGTAGTCACGCAGCATCCTCCGAGGGCATCGATAACTCTCCCCCAGCTGAGGGGGGCATGCAGGGGATCTGGGGGCCTAGGACTGTTGGGATGCAGAGTGGGAGGGTCCCTCCTGCCCCATGTGCTACCCCCGCTCTCTCATCCCAGGCCTGGAGACCGGATCATGCTGGTGGATGACTCTAACGAGGACTGGTGGAAGGTGACTTGGCCGGGTggggagcggggggtggggggcggtagGTAGGTCACTAGCCCGCACCCTCAGAGAGCACTGCCCCAGAGACCTCCTCTCCTTCCGCCACCGGCCCTAGCCAGGCCTAGGCCCACCCTCAGGTcttactctcactttgcccctccccgccccagccTTGCCCCTCTGCCCACCTTGTGCCCTTTCCAGCCCAGAAGCCACCCGACTAGGGGCTCAAATACAGAGAACCCAAATCTGGAGGATGACAGCATTGGCTCTGAGTGGGCATTAGGTCTAGAGAAAGCAGTGGGGGTCGGGGGTGGCACGAGTGCTTATTGCCAGCCTCATCCCCAGGGCAAGATCGGCGACCGGGTTGGCTTCTTCCCAGCCAATTTTGTGCAGCGGGTGAGGCCAGGCGAGAACGTTTGGCGCTGCTGCCAACCCTTCTCCGGGAACAAGGAACAGGGCTACATGAGCCTCAAGGAGAGCCAGGTGAGGGCCTGGGCCCTGCATGGCTGGAGAGGCGGGCGTGGGAGAGAGGCGGCAGGGGTGTGGGCGAGGGCCCTGGAGGAGGATGCTTGCAGCCTGGCAGCAGG belongs to Eubalaena glacialis isolate mEubGla1 chromosome 19, mEubGla1.1.hap2.+ XY, whole genome shotgun sequence and includes:
- the STAC2 gene encoding SH3 and cysteine-rich domain-containing protein 2 isoform X2 — its product is MTEMSEKENEPDDAATHTPPGTVSALQETKLQRFKRSLSLKNILRSKSMENFFFRSGSELKCPTEVLLTPPTPLPPPSPPPASADRGLPTPALSPCPIPRPLGPLKPVRLHSFQEHVFKRASPCELCHQFIVGNSKQGLRCKTCKVSVHLWCSEEISHQQCPGKTSSSFRRNFSSPLLVHEPPPACAMSKESPPTGASGKVDPVYETLRYGTSLALMNRSSFSSNSESPTRSLSERDELIEDGEGSIRSSEEGPGDSVFTAPAESEGSGPEEKSPGQQAPRPLLRKDVGPMYSYVALYKFLPQENNDLALQPGDRIMLVDDSNEDWWKGKIGDRVGFFPANFVQRVRPGENVWRCCQPFSGNKEQGYMSLKESQICVGVGRSKDADGFIRVSSGKKRGLVPANVLIEI
- the STAC2 gene encoding SH3 and cysteine-rich domain-containing protein 2 isoform X1; amino-acid sequence: MTEMSEKENEPDDAATHTPPGTVSALQETKLQRFKRSLSLKNILRSKSMENFFFRSGSELKCPTEVLLTPPTPLPPPSPPPASADRGLPTPALSPCPIPRPLGPLKPVRLHSFQEHVFKRASPCELCHQFIVGNSKQGLRCKTCKVSVHLWCSEEISHQQCPGKTSSSFRRNFSSPLLVHEPPPACAMSKESPPTVGASGKVDPVYETLRYGTSLALMNRSSFSSNSESPTRSLSERDELIEDGEGSIRSSEEGPGDSVFTAPAESEGSGPEEKSPGQQAPRPLLRKDVGPMYSYVALYKFLPQENNDLALQPGDRIMLVDDSNEDWWKGKIGDRVGFFPANFVQRVRPGENVWRCCQPFSGNKEQGYMSLKESQICVGVGRSKDADGFIRVSSGKKRGLVPANVLIEI